A single genomic interval of Daucus carota subsp. sativus chromosome 1, DH1 v3.0, whole genome shotgun sequence harbors:
- the LOC108204039 gene encoding uncharacterized protein LOC108204039 isoform X3 — MLFNVFFSSIARLRRCKRPCWFLHCQKGTILIFMGYEQCEIKIIANLTTQSWLITINMYQEAIARISMEVGKLKQVNLKIICFWKSQSPATEMKQEKKKRLKNRSKKHMNVIQQTKTMSKRLCNTSKKRMELSNRPMWHYILSFSFGF, encoded by the exons ATGCTATTCAACGTTTTCTTCTCGTCCATTGCGCGACTGCGTCGTTGCAAGCGGCCCTGCTGGTTTTTACACTGCCAAAAAG GTaccattttaatatttatgggTTATGAGCAATGCGAAATTAAAATAATCGCAAATTTGACTACTCAAAGCTGGCTTATCACTATCAACATGTACCAG GAAGCTATTGCCAG GATATCCATGGAAGTTGGAAAATTAAAACAAGTGAACCTGAAGATAATTTGCTTCTGGAAGAGCCAGAGCCCGGCAACAGAGATGAAACAAGAGAAAAAAAAGAGGCTGAAGAACAGAAGCAAGAAGCACATGAATGTAATTCAGCAAACAAAAACAATGTCAAAGAGGCTTTGCAACACAAGTAAGAAAAGGATGGAGCTGTCTAACAGGCCAATGTGGCATTATATACTTTCCTTTTCCTTTGGCTTCTAA
- the LOC108204039 gene encoding uncharacterized protein LOC108204039 isoform X1 produces MNGALYVLAAITCSTNCLRKEILHRKNVSEEMLFNVFFSSIARLRRCKRPCWFLHCQKGTILIFMGYEQCEIKIIANLTTQSWLITINMYQEAIARISMEVGKLKQVNLKIICFWKSQSPATEMKQEKKKRLKNRSKKHMNVIQQTKTMSKRLCNTSKKRMELSNRPMWHYILSFSFGF; encoded by the exons ATGAATGGAGCTTTATATGTGTTGGCAGCTATCACCTGTTCGACAAATTGCCTAAGAAAA GAGATCTTGCACCGCAAAAATGTTTCTGAGGAGATGCTATTCAACGTTTTCTTCTCGTCCATTGCGCGACTGCGTCGTTGCAAGCGGCCCTGCTGGTTTTTACACTGCCAAAAAG GTaccattttaatatttatgggTTATGAGCAATGCGAAATTAAAATAATCGCAAATTTGACTACTCAAAGCTGGCTTATCACTATCAACATGTACCAG GAAGCTATTGCCAG GATATCCATGGAAGTTGGAAAATTAAAACAAGTGAACCTGAAGATAATTTGCTTCTGGAAGAGCCAGAGCCCGGCAACAGAGATGAAACAAGAGAAAAAAAAGAGGCTGAAGAACAGAAGCAAGAAGCACATGAATGTAATTCAGCAAACAAAAACAATGTCAAAGAGGCTTTGCAACACAAGTAAGAAAAGGATGGAGCTGTCTAACAGGCCAATGTGGCATTATATACTTTCCTTTTCCTTTGGCTTCTAA
- the LOC108204039 gene encoding uncharacterized protein LOC108204039 isoform X2, which produces MNGALYVLAAITCSTNCLRKEILHRKNVSEEMLFNVFFSSIARLRRCKRPCWFLHCQKGTILIFMGYEQCEIKIIANLTTQSWLITINMYQDIHGSWKIKTSEPEDNLLLEEPEPGNRDETREKKEAEEQKQEAHECNSANKNNVKEALQHK; this is translated from the exons ATGAATGGAGCTTTATATGTGTTGGCAGCTATCACCTGTTCGACAAATTGCCTAAGAAAA GAGATCTTGCACCGCAAAAATGTTTCTGAGGAGATGCTATTCAACGTTTTCTTCTCGTCCATTGCGCGACTGCGTCGTTGCAAGCGGCCCTGCTGGTTTTTACACTGCCAAAAAG GTaccattttaatatttatgggTTATGAGCAATGCGAAATTAAAATAATCGCAAATTTGACTACTCAAAGCTGGCTTATCACTATCAACATGTACCAG GATATCCATGGAAGTTGGAAAATTAAAACAAGTGAACCTGAAGATAATTTGCTTCTGGAAGAGCCAGAGCCCGGCAACAGAGATGAAACAAGAGAAAAAAAAGAGGCTGAAGAACAGAAGCAAGAAGCACATGAATGTAATTCAGCAAACAAAAACAATGTCAAAGAGGCTTTGCAACACAAGTAA
- the LOC108204039 gene encoding uncharacterized protein LOC108204039 isoform X4, whose amino-acid sequence MNGALYVLAAITCSTNCLRKEILHRKNVSEEMLFNVFFSSIARLRRCKRPCWFLHCQKGTILIFMGYEQCEIKIIANLTTQSWLITINMYQASDTSF is encoded by the exons ATGAATGGAGCTTTATATGTGTTGGCAGCTATCACCTGTTCGACAAATTGCCTAAGAAAA GAGATCTTGCACCGCAAAAATGTTTCTGAGGAGATGCTATTCAACGTTTTCTTCTCGTCCATTGCGCGACTGCGTCGTTGCAAGCGGCCCTGCTGGTTTTTACACTGCCAAAAAG GTaccattttaatatttatgggTTATGAGCAATGCGAAATTAAAATAATCGCAAATTTGACTACTCAAAGCTGGCTTATCACTATCAACATGTACCAG GCATCTGATACTTCATTCTAA